One window of Cellulomonas shaoxiangyii genomic DNA carries:
- a CDS encoding murein hydrolase activator EnvC family protein gives MSPTPAAPAAPAPAVPMPRRREPRRRGRERAGALVSAVALALAGAAAAAQPSAAGVGAPPAPSAYRAPVHPPVLARAFVAPPEPWAAGHRGVDLLAAAGADVVSPADGIVSFTGPVAGRGVVTVLHPDGRRSSVEPVVPHVTAGDPVRAGERLGTVGEGGHCAGTCVHWGVREGDRYVDPWSLLAGAGPVVLLPVR, from the coding sequence ATGTCGCCGACCCCCGCCGCCCCCGCCGCGCCCGCACCTGCCGTGCCCATGCCGCGCCGCCGCGAGCCGCGCCGCCGGGGACGGGAGCGGGCCGGAGCCCTGGTCTCAGCGGTCGCCCTCGCGCTGGCAGGGGCGGCCGCGGCGGCGCAGCCGTCCGCCGCGGGCGTCGGCGCGCCGCCCGCACCCTCCGCCTACCGGGCCCCCGTGCACCCACCGGTCCTCGCGCGGGCATTCGTGGCGCCGCCGGAGCCGTGGGCCGCGGGGCACCGCGGCGTCGACCTGCTCGCCGCGGCCGGTGCGGACGTCGTGTCACCCGCGGACGGCATCGTGTCGTTCACCGGGCCCGTGGCGGGGCGCGGCGTCGTCACGGTCCTGCACCCGGACGGGCGCCGCAGCAGCGTCGAGCCCGTCGTACCCCACGTGACGGCGGGCGACCCGGTCCGCGCCGGGGAGCGGCTCGGCACGGTGGGCGAGGGCGGCCACTGCGCGGGTACGTGCGTGCACTGGGGCGTCCGTGAGGGGGACCGCTACGTCGACCCGTGGTCGCTGCTCGCCGGCGCCGGCCCCGTGGTGCTGCTGCCGGTGCGGTGA
- a CDS encoding FliA/WhiG family RNA polymerase sigma factor, with protein sequence MTALQDATVGTPAPAPLRAYRPGTAPAGLVPQQRTVQGGVPARAGSAPAATADEVAALWERFTVERCPRTRERLIMLYVPLVTAVAGRLGMRLPSTVEHADLVSYGMFGLIDAIEKYRTDRAVKFESYASSRIRGAIIDELRAMDWVPRSVRTKARAVDRAYGELESSLHRAPTEAEVAQRLEVPVTELRAVYTQLAAVNIAALDEMLSGSDDRPGAATLADTLGDRRTEDPAGSLEAQETKYLLARAIECLGERERLVVVLYYYESMTLAEIGRVLGVTESRISQIHTAAMVRLRTRLLDAERA encoded by the coding sequence ATGACGGCACTGCAGGACGCCACCGTCGGGACCCCGGCCCCCGCCCCCCTCCGTGCCTACCGTCCGGGCACCGCACCCGCCGGCCTGGTGCCGCAGCAGCGCACGGTCCAGGGCGGCGTCCCCGCCCGGGCCGGCTCCGCACCGGCGGCGACCGCGGACGAGGTCGCGGCCCTGTGGGAGCGCTTCACCGTCGAGCGGTGCCCCCGCACGCGGGAGCGCCTGATCATGCTCTACGTGCCCCTGGTCACCGCCGTCGCGGGCCGCCTCGGGATGCGCCTGCCGTCGACCGTCGAGCACGCCGACCTCGTCTCCTACGGCATGTTCGGCCTCATCGACGCGATCGAGAAGTACCGCACCGACCGCGCGGTGAAGTTCGAGTCGTACGCCTCGTCCCGCATCCGCGGCGCCATCATCGACGAGCTGCGGGCGATGGACTGGGTCCCGCGCTCCGTCCGCACGAAGGCCCGCGCGGTCGACCGCGCGTACGGCGAGCTCGAGTCCAGCCTGCACCGGGCCCCCACGGAGGCCGAGGTCGCCCAGCGCCTCGAGGTCCCCGTCACCGAGCTGCGCGCCGTGTACACCCAGCTCGCGGCCGTCAACATCGCCGCACTGGACGAGATGCTGTCGGGTTCGGACGACCGCCCCGGCGCCGCCACCCTCGCGGACACGCTGGGCGACCGGCGCACCGAGGACCCCGCCGGCTCGCTCGAGGCGCAGGAGACCAAGTACCTGCTGGCCCGCGCCATCGAGTGCCTGGGCGAGCGCGAGCGGCTCGTCGTCGTCCTCTACTACTACGAGAGCATGACGCTCGCGGAGATCGGCCGGGTCCTGGGCGTCACCGAGTCCCGCATCTCGCAGATCCACACGGCGGCGATGGTCCGGCTGCGCACGCGCCTGCTCGACGCCGAGCGCGCCTGA
- a CDS encoding tyrosine recombinase XerC has product MAEITAGAPERAQLVADFALHLRAQRALSEHTLRAYLGDLDHLFGHAVRYGATRLDQIDLAVLRGWLAAMAGADRSRATLARRSAAARTFFRWAVHTSRLATDPTLRLASARAGAPLPTVLAVEPVTRLLDAARERARDDDPVHVRDWAAVELLYGTGARVGELCGADVPDVDLATRTLRVVGKGGKDRVVPFGVPAARAVAAWLDVARPRLVRDGTPPALLLGRRGGRVDQRQLRTVVHDLAAAVGVEDIAPHALRHTAATHLLEGGSDLRSVQEILGHSSLATTQRYTHVSAERLRSAYRLAHPRA; this is encoded by the coding sequence ATGGCGGAGATCACGGCGGGGGCCCCCGAGCGGGCCCAGCTCGTCGCCGACTTCGCCCTCCACCTGCGCGCCCAGCGCGCGCTCTCCGAGCACACCCTGCGGGCGTACCTCGGGGACCTCGACCACCTCTTCGGGCACGCGGTCCGGTACGGCGCCACGCGCCTCGACCAGATCGACCTCGCGGTCCTGCGGGGCTGGCTCGCCGCGATGGCGGGCGCCGACCGCAGCCGCGCGACCCTCGCGCGGCGGTCCGCGGCGGCGCGCACGTTCTTCCGCTGGGCCGTGCACACCAGCCGGCTGGCGACCGACCCGACGCTGCGGCTCGCCTCGGCGCGCGCCGGCGCACCGCTGCCCACGGTGCTGGCCGTCGAGCCCGTCACGCGGCTGCTCGACGCGGCGCGGGAGCGCGCCCGCGACGACGACCCCGTGCACGTGCGCGACTGGGCCGCGGTGGAGCTGCTGTACGGCACGGGCGCGCGGGTGGGGGAGCTGTGCGGCGCCGACGTGCCCGACGTCGACCTCGCCACGCGGACGCTGCGCGTCGTGGGCAAGGGCGGCAAGGACCGCGTCGTCCCGTTCGGCGTGCCGGCCGCCCGTGCGGTCGCCGCGTGGCTGGACGTGGCACGGCCGCGCCTCGTGCGGGACGGCACGCCGCCCGCGCTCCTGCTCGGCCGGCGCGGAGGCCGTGTCGACCAGCGCCAGCTGCGCACCGTCGTCCACGACCTCGCCGCCGCGGTCGGCGTCGAGGACATCGCCCCGCACGCGCTGCGGCACACGGCCGCGACGCACCTGCTCGAGGGCGGGTCGGACCTGCGGTCCGTGCAGGAGATCCTCGGCCACTCGAGCCTCGCGACGACGCAGCGCTACACCCACGTCTCCGCCGAGCGGCTGCGCTCGGCCTACCGCCTCGCCCATCCACGGGCGTGA